From one Melioribacteraceae bacterium genomic stretch:
- a CDS encoding two-component regulator propeller domain-containing protein, with product MSIKKIIISFLISSGIIFSQINIRSVESFSVEDGLSQASVHSIFQDSRGLIWLGTEGGINKFDGYTITPFHTIDSRKVLTSRGTIFSIIEDHLGDIWYGSSGVLSRLHIHSEKPENLNQLLNDNSLEFGVVQCVFEDSQNNIWFGTFGQGFYKVSSDFKEIKNYRNDPDSTGDSSLDYVRHFYEDGNGIIWIATYKGLVKFNPRTEFIDNVFENITGFNHTVIYKIIPFQNKLLLFTGSKGILIYDPRSEIVDDFNKNFNLQLKEYSLRDAVFDKEGNLWISAYGAGVIIWNSRKNTLQNISELLDQKIRSQLLESLSILIDRSGIVWIGTQRDGLIKLIPGKEKLNSINASESKYDTIESYFATAVSKHENGDIWFASSSGLYKINRNTKIAVRLSLSNEFTPYMMKIYNIIFMKNKAWLSLVKNLIKYDVQNDRYEKIEFDCKGNITEVFQLDEEHLIIGTSFGELFVYNTANDNTKKFSIPDSKNMQTSVLDCYLDDSKQLWIGTNNGLYIANPYIDSVVVTEIKLNLKIDYISSLTSFDNKKIWFTTYGDGLFAYDKVTSQLEHFTQQDGLPDNILYAALFDDNNKLWMSSNRGVFEFDPIKKTVRTLDPKDGIQSYEYNSKAFSKSKDGELFFGGINGFDHFYPQDIVVNQIPPKILIDKVLLYDSVVVNNISESYKEILEFDHFENSISFEFSALDFTNPEKNNYEYMLEGINKNWIKAGTKRYATFPNMNPGQYRFVVRGSNSDQVFNEEGIALSFVIHPPFWATWWFRFILISAALLVLYSIYKMRIINQDKRIREIETIRKRIADDFHDDLGHKLTRISLYSEMIRNQDEFGTNKQLYLDKISEASNSLFYETKDFIWSLDPGNDSVYDVLVYLKDFGDDFFNRSSIAFKVNEIDEKYKKYTLPMKWKREIILIFKEVMNNVLKHSQASSAEMEAEISNKNLIIRLSDNGKGFDTEKNHTNGRGLTSIRKRAKIVDGKIEIQSDEKGTTVQLSLIVPEERK from the coding sequence ATGAGCATTAAAAAGATTATAATATCATTTCTGATTTCAAGCGGCATAATATTCTCGCAGATAAACATTCGCTCGGTTGAATCTTTTTCTGTCGAAGATGGATTGAGTCAAGCTAGTGTTCATTCCATTTTCCAGGATTCACGTGGATTAATATGGTTAGGCACTGAAGGCGGAATCAATAAATTTGACGGTTATACAATCACTCCCTTTCATACAATCGATTCAAGAAAAGTTTTGACATCACGCGGCACTATCTTCTCAATAATTGAAGATCATCTTGGCGATATTTGGTATGGTTCTTCCGGTGTATTAAGCAGACTTCACATACATTCAGAAAAACCGGAAAACCTTAATCAACTTTTGAACGATAATAGCCTAGAATTCGGGGTAGTACAATGTGTTTTTGAAGATTCCCAAAATAATATTTGGTTCGGAACATTTGGACAAGGTTTCTATAAAGTTTCTTCCGATTTCAAAGAAATAAAAAATTATCGTAACGATCCCGACTCAACCGGTGATTCGAGTTTAGATTATGTTAGACATTTTTATGAAGATGGAAACGGAATTATATGGATTGCAACTTACAAAGGTTTGGTTAAATTCAATCCACGAACAGAATTTATAGATAATGTTTTTGAAAATATCACAGGATTTAACCATACGGTTATTTACAAAATAATTCCTTTCCAAAATAAACTTTTGTTATTTACAGGATCAAAAGGAATTTTAATTTATGATCCAAGATCGGAAATAGTAGATGATTTCAATAAAAATTTTAATCTGCAACTTAAGGAATACTCATTACGAGATGCCGTTTTTGATAAGGAAGGAAATTTATGGATATCTGCTTATGGAGCAGGTGTTATAATATGGAATAGTCGTAAAAATACATTACAAAATATCAGCGAGTTACTTGATCAAAAAATTCGAAGTCAACTTTTAGAATCTCTTTCCATCTTAATTGATAGAAGTGGAATAGTCTGGATTGGTACACAACGGGATGGTTTGATAAAGTTAATACCTGGTAAAGAGAAGTTGAATTCCATTAACGCAAGTGAAAGCAAGTATGATACAATTGAAAGTTATTTTGCAACGGCAGTTTCTAAACATGAAAATGGAGATATCTGGTTTGCCTCAAGTTCAGGGTTGTACAAAATTAATCGGAATACCAAGATTGCTGTAAGATTATCTCTGTCTAATGAGTTTACTCCCTACATGATGAAGATTTATAACATAATTTTTATGAAGAATAAAGCATGGCTTTCTCTAGTCAAAAACTTGATTAAATATGATGTACAAAATGATAGATATGAAAAAATTGAATTTGATTGTAAGGGAAACATTACAGAAGTATTTCAACTTGATGAAGAACATTTAATAATCGGAACATCGTTCGGTGAATTATTCGTATATAATACAGCAAATGATAATACCAAAAAATTCTCGATTCCCGATTCAAAGAATATGCAGACTTCAGTTCTGGATTGTTACTTAGATGATTCAAAGCAACTCTGGATCGGAACCAACAATGGTTTATATATCGCCAATCCTTACATTGATTCAGTTGTAGTCACTGAGATTAAATTAAACTTAAAAATCGATTACATTTCTTCACTAACAAGTTTTGATAACAAAAAAATATGGTTTACGACCTATGGCGATGGGCTGTTCGCTTACGATAAAGTTACATCTCAATTAGAACATTTTACTCAACAAGATGGTTTGCCTGATAACATTCTTTATGCGGCACTATTTGATGATAATAATAAGCTTTGGATGAGTTCTAATCGGGGTGTTTTTGAATTTGACCCAATAAAAAAAACTGTCAGAACACTTGATCCGAAAGACGGAATTCAAAGTTATGAATACAACAGTAAAGCATTTTCGAAAAGTAAAGACGGTGAATTATTTTTCGGTGGAATAAACGGATTTGATCATTTCTATCCTCAGGACATTGTCGTAAATCAAATTCCTCCCAAAATATTAATCGACAAAGTTCTTCTGTATGACAGTGTTGTAGTCAACAACATTTCAGAAAGCTATAAAGAAATTCTTGAATTCGATCACTTCGAGAATTCAATTTCGTTTGAATTTTCGGCGCTGGATTTTACAAATCCGGAAAAGAATAATTATGAATATATGCTTGAAGGAATTAATAAAAATTGGATAAAAGCCGGTACTAAAAGATATGCAACATTCCCGAATATGAATCCCGGTCAATATAGATTTGTTGTTAGAGGATCAAACAGCGATCAAGTATTTAATGAAGAAGGAATTGCATTATCGTTTGTAATTCATCCTCCGTTTTGGGCAACTTGGTGGTTTAGATTTATACTCATTTCAGCGGCGCTTTTAGTTTTATATTCCATTTACAAGATGAGAATAATAAACCAAGATAAACGTATTAGAGAAATTGAAACCATACGAAAAAGAATCGCTGACGATTTTCATGACGATCTCGGTCATAAACTAACAAGAATTTCTCTTTATTCTGAGATGATAAGGAATCAAGACGAGTTTGGTACAAATAAGCAATTGTATCTTGATAAGATTAGTGAAGCTTCAAACTCATTATTTTATGAAACTAAGGATTTCATCTGGTCATTAGATCCCGGTAATGATTCTGTTTATGACGTGTTGGTTTACTTAAAAGATTTTGGTGATGATTTTTTTAATCGCTCATCTATAGCGTTCAAGGTAAACGAAATAGATGAGAAATATAAAAAGTACACACTTCCGATGAAATGGAAGAGAGAAATAATATTGATCTTTAAAGAAGTTATGAATAATGTTTTAAAGCATTCACAAGCATCATCTGCCGAAATGGAAGCTGAAATTAGTAACAAGAATTTAATAATACGATTATCTGATAACGGTAAAGGATTTGACACAGAAAAAAATCATACAAACGGCAGAGGATTAACAAGCATTAGAAAACGCGCAAAAATTGTCGATGGTAAAATCGAAATTCAATCAGATGAGAAGGGAACAACAGTTCAGCTATCTCTAATAGTTCCGGAGGAAAGAAAATGA
- a CDS encoding M14 family metallopeptidase yields MLRKLSIILSLTIITLAQSQFNFYSTNEYNSTIQKPEQFLGFSIGERPARYDETESYLMYLDQASDRVKLEWRGKTHQGRKLYYLFVSSEKNISNLSTIQSNIKELADPRKTNEQSAESIIQKTPLVAMMMYSIHGNELSGTDASIQLAYQLAAGEDEETKKLLDNLVTIIYPMENPDGRERFLSDREQWTGKIPTDDTQSLPHAGTWPTGRTNHYHFDLNRDWFILSQPETKSRVSIMMEWFPQFVVDAHEMGSFSSFLFNPPREPINPYLDKKIQNWWNVFAKDQAAAMDNYGWSYYTREWLEDWFPGYGSSYPSFYGAVSILYEQARTAGLNVKRPEGRILTYAESVHHQYVGSLANLMTAVKNKSELMKTFYEIRSEGLKASHPLGIKAYVFERSTNESRVDSLMKVLQFQGIEVLEAEEGFEISKVKSYYDRQTSNKKFKKGSYIVPLEQPHQQLIKAILDFDTRLETSFLKTERESLLKGEGSELYEVTSWALPLSFGLNTFESYSLPAVKTTIPQYTFTEGKLVNSNSKYGYLIEYKDDRVIKFLKDLPEENIKVHSARKSFTVENRKYEKGTLLIRLEDNGEVEEKLNNLAQKHSVEIIGVNTALAQDGADLGGGEFELLEKPKVGFLVGPKTSMYNFGELWYLLDNRIELKTSMIYIDNLGFYDLRKYNVLIMPSAWGSLSDVLNRQTSSKLKTWIEQGGTLIAIEGSVAALADSSVGISNIKLRRNSIKKLNDYYKQVAEKLAVESISIDSAKIWEAESPMLDSVKPVLIIDEKEESERDKNFIKFMPQGAILNVLLDEEHWLTNGLTKNLPVFYSSNYSFLGLNSAEIVGRMESPQNIRLSGLLWPEAQHRLSYASYLMHERVGRGQIISFAETPFFRAQFHGTARLFLNAIFLGPGFGASQVVEF; encoded by the coding sequence ATGTTGAGGAAGTTGTCAATCATCTTAAGTTTAACAATTATTACACTTGCCCAATCACAATTCAATTTCTATTCGACAAATGAGTATAATTCAACAATTCAAAAGCCGGAGCAATTTCTGGGATTTTCAATTGGCGAAAGACCGGCAAGATACGATGAAACCGAAAGCTACTTAATGTATTTAGATCAAGCATCAGATCGAGTTAAACTTGAATGGCGTGGTAAAACTCATCAAGGCAGAAAACTTTATTATTTGTTTGTTTCTTCCGAAAAGAATATTAGCAACTTAAGTACGATTCAATCTAATATTAAAGAATTAGCTGATCCTCGCAAAACAAATGAACAAAGCGCCGAGAGCATTATTCAGAAAACACCTCTTGTAGCTATGATGATGTATTCGATTCATGGTAATGAATTGTCCGGAACAGACGCATCGATTCAACTTGCTTACCAATTAGCCGCCGGAGAAGATGAGGAAACGAAGAAACTGTTGGACAACTTAGTCACAATAATCTATCCGATGGAAAACCCTGATGGTAGAGAAAGATTTTTAAGCGACCGTGAGCAATGGACGGGAAAAATTCCAACAGATGATACACAAAGTTTACCACATGCCGGAACTTGGCCGACCGGACGTACTAATCATTATCACTTTGATTTAAATCGCGATTGGTTTATTCTTTCTCAACCGGAAACAAAATCAAGAGTTTCAATAATGATGGAATGGTTTCCTCAATTTGTAGTTGACGCACATGAGATGGGATCGTTTAGTTCGTTTTTGTTTAATCCACCGCGTGAACCTATTAATCCATACTTAGATAAAAAAATTCAAAATTGGTGGAATGTTTTTGCTAAAGATCAAGCAGCCGCGATGGATAATTACGGATGGAGTTATTATACGAGAGAATGGCTTGAGGATTGGTTCCCCGGTTATGGAAGTTCTTATCCAAGTTTTTACGGAGCGGTTAGTATCCTCTATGAACAAGCAAGAACGGCAGGCTTGAATGTAAAAAGACCGGAAGGAAGAATTTTAACCTATGCGGAATCGGTTCATCATCAATATGTCGGTTCTTTAGCAAACCTAATGACTGCAGTAAAAAACAAAAGCGAATTGATGAAGACGTTTTATGAAATTCGTTCGGAAGGATTGAAAGCCTCTCATCCTTTAGGAATAAAAGCATACGTATTTGAAAGATCAACAAATGAAAGTCGAGTTGATTCATTAATGAAAGTATTACAATTCCAGGGCATAGAAGTTTTAGAAGCAGAAGAAGGTTTCGAAATTTCCAAAGTGAAAAGTTACTACGATAGGCAAACTTCAAACAAAAAATTCAAAAAGGGTTCATATATTGTCCCGCTTGAACAACCGCATCAACAATTAATAAAAGCAATTCTCGACTTTGACACACGTTTAGAAACATCATTTTTAAAAACAGAACGGGAATCTCTATTAAAGGGAGAAGGCTCCGAACTATATGAAGTTACATCTTGGGCATTACCGCTTTCATTTGGTTTAAACACTTTTGAAAGCTATAGTTTGCCGGCGGTTAAAACGACAATTCCACAATATACTTTTACCGAAGGAAAACTTGTTAACAGCAATTCTAAATATGGCTATTTAATTGAATATAAAGATGACCGGGTTATAAAATTCTTAAAAGATTTACCTGAAGAAAATATTAAAGTTCATTCAGCTCGTAAATCATTTACAGTCGAAAACCGGAAATATGAAAAAGGAACATTACTCATTAGACTAGAAGATAACGGTGAAGTTGAAGAGAAGCTGAACAATCTTGCTCAAAAACATTCAGTGGAAATTATCGGAGTTAATACTGCATTAGCTCAAGATGGTGCTGATCTTGGCGGCGGCGAATTTGAATTGCTGGAAAAACCTAAAGTTGGTTTTTTGGTTGGGCCTAAAACCAGCATGTATAACTTCGGTGAACTTTGGTATTTGTTAGATAATAGAATTGAATTGAAAACTTCGATGATATATATCGATAACCTAGGATTCTATGATCTTCGAAAATACAATGTGTTGATTATGCCGTCCGCTTGGGGAAGTTTAAGTGATGTTTTGAATCGACAAACATCAAGCAAGTTAAAAACTTGGATTGAACAAGGCGGAACTTTGATTGCAATTGAAGGATCGGTTGCAGCTTTAGCCGATTCATCTGTTGGAATTTCTAATATAAAGCTGAGAAGAAATTCTATTAAAAAATTAAATGATTATTATAAACAAGTCGCGGAAAAACTAGCTGTTGAATCTATCTCTATTGATAGTGCAAAAATTTGGGAAGCTGAATCGCCAATGCTTGATTCGGTAAAACCAGTATTAATAATCGATGAAAAAGAAGAATCGGAGCGCGATAAAAACTTTATCAAATTTATGCCTCAAGGTGCTATTTTAAATGTTTTACTTGATGAAGAACATTGGTTAACAAATGGACTTACAAAAAATCTTCCGGTTTTTTACTCCAGCAATTATTCTTTTCTGGGTTTGAATTCAGCAGAGATTGTAGGCCGAATGGAATCACCACAAAACATTAGATTATCAGGCTTACTCTGGCCGGAAGCTCAACATAGATTATCATATGCGAGTTATCTAATGCATGAAAGGGTGGGAAGAGGACAAATAATTTCTTTTGCTGAGACTCCGTTTTTCCGTGCACAATTTCACGGGACAGCAAGATTATTTTTGAATGCAATATTTTTGGGTCCCGGTTTTGGCGCAAGTCAAGTAGTTGAATTTTAA
- a CDS encoding tetratricopeptide repeat protein, translated as MKSTFTFLLLYTLSFISINNYLFANREESQFDKYLDSLAAAVKILPDDTNKVNLLNEIAWNYIPISGDSGLSYSKKALEIANDIKWKKGAAIAYNNIGESFRFKGEITNSIENHNYALSLFTEFDDTAGQAHTLSQLGMSYFNISDFTKAHEYFNRSLTLARTINDRMIVAKNLSHLGIIHSTLKEYELALKYFEESKNIFEILNEKGNIAILIGNIGLTNYELKNYEIAIKNYDAALRIFRELNDLWNISAFLGNSGLVYSDIGNYKKSESFFNQSLQIAEEINDEYGIAHQIGNLGKMYLKQVQNYKGNDVLLKNELIDKSIYNLRIAEGKFKTLGEKDQTKEILFSLSEVYKLKNDYKNALEKFTKAVEIRDSIYTIENNKIIAELEAKQELLSKEKEIELLNKEKENQFIITIALIGFTLLTAITVIIISILYIKLKRDNKSLKENIIKREEVEESLRLNEIELKKYHEHLEDIVEERTAKLENEIAEKHKIKSVLSKSEERYNLAVEAAELGTWDWNINTSEIIYSGRYNQMLGFDEGEIDSNYNSWEELVHPEDREFVFNKLREHLDGKSEIYKTEYRIKTKNGNWKWILDVGKIVEYDTKGNPKRAAGVHHDITERKRAELELETAKLQAERANQLKSEFLAQISHEIRSPLNAVLNFSQLLKSEFANNINEEVEISFSGIESASKRVIRTVDLILNMSELQLGTYHVSNRKLNLVVMLSNIRREYLNLAKRKKLDLRLVSDVETAEIYSDEYAVNQIFANLIDNAIKYTYEGFVEIVIVDHSNNKYEIQIRDTGIGMSEEYQKEIFEAFSQEERGYTRKFEGSGLGMSLVKNYCQLINAEIQIESERDKGTTFKIIFDK; from the coding sequence ATGAAATCGACATTCACATTTTTACTTCTTTACACGTTGAGTTTTATCTCAATCAATAATTATTTGTTTGCAAACCGTGAAGAATCTCAATTCGATAAATATTTGGATAGTCTGGCTGCTGCCGTTAAAATTCTTCCTGATGATACAAACAAAGTTAACTTGTTAAACGAAATAGCATGGAATTATATTCCAATAAGTGGTGACTCCGGATTAAGTTATAGTAAAAAAGCTCTTGAAATCGCAAATGATATAAAGTGGAAAAAAGGAGCAGCAATTGCTTACAATAATATTGGCGAATCCTTTCGCTTTAAGGGCGAAATAACAAATTCGATAGAAAATCATAACTATGCTTTATCTCTTTTCACGGAGTTTGATGATACTGCGGGACAAGCACATACTTTAAGTCAGCTCGGAATGTCTTACTTCAACATTTCTGATTTCACAAAAGCCCATGAATACTTCAACCGATCACTTACATTAGCAAGAACTATTAATGATAGAATGATTGTAGCAAAGAATTTAAGCCATCTTGGAATTATTCACAGCACATTAAAAGAATACGAACTTGCTTTAAAATATTTTGAAGAGTCGAAGAATATTTTTGAAATTCTAAATGAGAAGGGAAACATAGCAATTCTAATAGGAAATATAGGTTTAACAAACTACGAACTTAAGAACTACGAAATAGCGATTAAAAATTATGACGCGGCATTGCGAATATTTAGGGAACTAAACGATTTATGGAATATATCTGCTTTTCTTGGTAATAGCGGGCTGGTTTACTCTGATATTGGTAATTATAAAAAATCTGAATCGTTTTTTAATCAATCATTACAAATTGCAGAAGAAATAAATGATGAATATGGAATTGCTCATCAAATCGGAAATCTCGGGAAGATGTACTTAAAGCAGGTTCAAAACTACAAAGGAAATGATGTTCTACTTAAAAACGAACTTATAGATAAATCAATATATAACCTTCGTATTGCTGAAGGAAAGTTTAAAACGCTGGGTGAAAAAGATCAAACAAAAGAAATATTATTTTCTCTTTCTGAAGTTTATAAGCTGAAAAATGATTACAAAAATGCATTGGAAAAATTTACAAAAGCGGTTGAAATTCGTGATTCGATTTATACAATTGAAAACAACAAAATAATTGCCGAATTAGAGGCTAAGCAAGAACTATTATCGAAAGAGAAAGAAATTGAACTGCTTAACAAAGAAAAAGAAAATCAATTTATAATAACTATCGCCTTAATTGGATTTACTCTATTAACTGCGATCACTGTGATTATTATTTCTATTCTTTATATAAAACTTAAACGCGATAATAAATCACTAAAAGAAAATATTATTAAAAGGGAAGAAGTTGAAGAATCACTAAGACTAAACGAGATTGAGCTAAAAAAATATCATGAACATTTGGAAGATATTGTTGAAGAAAGAACAGCAAAGTTGGAAAATGAAATTGCAGAAAAACACAAAATAAAATCGGTTCTAAGCAAAAGTGAAGAAAGATATAACTTGGCTGTAGAAGCTGCTGAATTAGGGACTTGGGATTGGAATATAAACACAAGTGAAATTATTTATAGTGGTCGTTATAATCAAATGTTAGGATTTGATGAAGGTGAAATTGATTCTAACTATAATTCATGGGAAGAATTAGTTCACCCCGAGGATAGAGAATTTGTATTCAATAAACTTAGAGAACACCTGGATGGCAAATCCGAGATATATAAAACCGAGTATCGAATAAAAACAAAAAACGGCAATTGGAAATGGATTTTGGATGTAGGCAAGATAGTAGAATATGATACTAAAGGTAATCCTAAACGTGCAGCCGGTGTTCATCATGATATAACAGAAAGGAAACGTGCTGAATTAGAACTTGAAACCGCTAAATTGCAAGCTGAACGAGCTAATCAACTTAAATCAGAATTTTTGGCACAGATCTCACATGAAATAAGAAGTCCGCTAAACGCAGTTTTAAATTTCTCGCAATTATTGAAATCAGAATTTGCTAATAACATTAATGAAGAAGTCGAAATATCATTTTCCGGAATTGAATCTGCAAGTAAAAGAGTGATTAGAACGGTTGATTTAATACTTAATATGTCTGAACTTCAGCTCGGTACCTACCATGTTTCAAACAGAAAATTGAATTTGGTTGTTATGCTATCAAATATTAGGAGAGAATATTTAAACCTTGCAAAAAGAAAAAAATTAGATCTTCGTTTAGTCTCTGATGTAGAAACCGCAGAAATTTATTCCGATGAGTATGCGGTCAATCAAATATTCGCGAACCTTATTGATAATGCTATAAAATATACTTATGAAGGATTTGTTGAGATAGTTATTGTTGATCACTCAAATAATAAATACGAAATTCAAATTCGTGATACCGGAATTGGAATGTCGGAAGAATATCAAAAGGAAATATTTGAAGCTTTCTCACAAGAGGAGAGAGGATATACCCGAAAATTTGAAGGTAGCGGATTAGGGATGTCTCTTGTTAAAAATTATTGTCAACTCATTAATGCAGAAATTCAAATCGAAAGTGAAAGAGATAAAGGAACCACATTTAAGATAATTTTCGACAAATAA
- a CDS encoding T9SS type A sorting domain-containing protein, producing MKRLIISLLLIISVSTAQDFNTGSFYLQLTNAGSTLIGSPNQQNLQIVRISALISGSEGEVFDYLNDADSDTTAFTLPTPRFGNFHVATIFDNSFSFAPPAYEVELNSYGWTNGSYAISHYNVTNIDSFTYNSKFGLEILPFVDNLYGNETIVYDSEADYIKIYKDSLSTYIGVKFLNNPLISMNVIEWDTAYNRSDSLLYANLFSNEILPEYTAGELGSIIFPGIDPLIINPGETYDVYIALAVGIDEIQLDSNMTLAVERFNSDITSVVDNEALPKQIVLEQNYPNPFNPSTVIQFSLPSMQKVELAVYNVLGQRVESLINEQLSPGLHKIEFNGNRLSSGVYFYRLITDNFVQTRKMILVK from the coding sequence ATGAAAAGATTGATAATCTCGTTACTACTAATTATAAGTGTTTCTACGGCACAGGACTTTAACACAGGCAGTTTTTATTTACAATTAACAAACGCGGGTTCAACTTTAATCGGTTCACCAAATCAGCAGAATCTTCAGATTGTAAGAATCAGTGCACTAATTAGCGGTTCTGAAGGAGAAGTTTTTGATTATTTAAATGATGCCGATAGCGATACGACAGCTTTCACATTACCTACTCCAAGATTCGGAAACTTTCATGTAGCAACTATTTTTGATAATAGTTTTTCCTTTGCTCCACCGGCTTATGAAGTTGAACTTAATTCTTACGGATGGACGAACGGTTCTTATGCTATCTCACATTACAATGTAACCAATATAGATTCGTTTACTTACAACTCAAAATTTGGTTTGGAGATTTTACCTTTTGTTGATAATCTTTACGGAAATGAAACAATCGTTTATGATTCCGAAGCTGATTATATAAAAATTTATAAAGATAGTCTTTCTACATATATCGGCGTAAAATTTTTGAATAATCCCTTAATTTCGATGAATGTAATCGAGTGGGATACGGCTTATAATCGTTCAGATTCACTTTTATACGCAAACCTTTTTAGTAATGAAATTTTGCCGGAATATACTGCCGGTGAGTTAGGATCGATAATTTTCCCGGGAATAGATCCGCTAATTATAAATCCCGGAGAAACTTATGATGTTTACATTGCCCTTGCGGTCGGAATAGATGAGATACAATTAGATTCGAATATGACTCTGGCTGTTGAAAGATTTAATTCAGATATAACTTCGGTAGTTGATAATGAAGCTCTGCCCAAACAAATTGTTCTTGAACAAAATTATCCGAATCCTTTTAATCCCTCCACTGTAATTCAATTTAGTTTACCAAGTATGCAAAAAGTTGAATTGGCAGTTTATAATGTACTTGGACAGAGAGTAGAATCATTGATTAATGAACAGCTTAGTCCGGGTCTTCATAAAATTGAATTCAACGGAAATCGTTTATCATCAGGCGTTTACTTTTATAGGTTGATAACCGACAATTTTGTGCAGACACGTAAAATGATTTTGGTGAAGTAA